CGCGGTATGGACGGACCCGACAAGCGGAACGGAAATAGCACCGTCCTGCGAGACCGTATACTCGCCGTCAATAGCATCCCAGCGAAAGTACTCACCTTTGATGGGATTCCACTGCAAGACGGTTAACCGGAGCTTGGTGTACGGCGCGAGTTGATAGCTATCAGCGCTCGCTGATGCCGAGCTTCCGCACACTAACGCAAGCACTAGTAAACACTTTAGATATAAAGTCGCAACCATGGCCATTCTCAAGCGGATGTTGAAACTCTTTGCTCGACTAGTAATACCCATATGCTTCCGGTGAATATCGACACTTATTAAGAACGACTCCCAAGAAGTTTGTCTTGCCCGCCAATTCCCTCTCACACACGTCTATTTGCGCAATCTGTGTTTCCTCAGCAGCGACAATCAGGAGCGCACAATCAACGTTGGATAGAAACGAAAGTGCGTCGTCGTTAGACAGCATAGGCGGCAGATCAACCAGGACCACGTGTGGCTGGAGCTCTTGTTTTAGGCGGCCAATTGCGCGCTTTGCCGACTCGCTTTGCAATAGCTCAGCACAGGTGTTGATCTCACCGTTTGCAGTCGCGACTGCCAGCTTCCCTTCGGCGGAGCTTGGTTCACATCGCGCAAAGGAACGCTCTATGCAGCTCTCCCCCTTAAGAAACTTTTCGATTGGATCCAATTCTTTTAGTCCGAGTATACGCCCAATTTGAGGACGGCGGAGATCCAGATCGATCAGCACTGTCCGACACTCACTCAAGCGTGAGAAGCTGAACGCCAGGTTGACGCAAAGCGTCGATTTTCCACAATTGGGGGCTGGTGAGCATACTGCGATCGTAGTCCATTTATGACACTGAAAAGCATGCCAAATATTCGTTCGAAGCATATCAATGCTCGCACTTGCGGAATGCGAGCGACTGAAGCTGATGATTCTGTGCTTTTGCATGCGCTTAGGGTCTATTTTTAGCCAAGTCATATCTGACCAAGCTCCGGGGCAATCCCGAGTCGCGTCGGTTGCGTCGACAGTGTTTGAAATCGACGATACGAAATCCTGTTTGCCCACAATGACCTGCATTCGTTCAACCATTTTGCTCATGACTAGCTTGGGCCATACGGCTGAAGATCCCTTCGACGAACGAACCGATCGGCTCGAATTGGTAGTAAATAACGAAAGCACTGAGGGGAACCATGAGCGCGGCAAATAGAATCGTGCCGACTGCCAGCCTGCGCGCGATTACCTCGCTCCTAGACGCGATATACTGGATAGTAGCGAAGGGCCTTATTTCCAGGTAGTTGACCAAATCCGTAGGTCGCCGAATTGTCCTATTGAGGAGTTCCAAGAGCAACACAAAGCCGAAACCGAGGATGATTCCTACAGCAACAGCACCGGCCGCAATCTTCAATCGTTTAGAGGGAACGGGTTTGTCGGGCGGTGTTGCCATTTCAATTATTGATATTCGCTCTCCCTTGAAACGTTGCTCGATTTGCTTTCCTGTTGTCGCTTCCGCCAATCTCGCAATTGCTGAATCATACTGTGTTTGGATATTTTTGTGACGTCGCTCCAGCGAGGTCAGGACAATTTCATTTTCGGGTGTCGCAAGAATCGTTTGCTTCAGATCTTTAAGAACTGCCGCGATATCGGACCTTTCCTGCTTGATAGAAGTAAGGCGCGCATCGATTTCGGCCAATTGTATGTCGAGTTCCGAATAGCGTTTGTTTCCGACCGCGTTTTTTCTCCCTGCTCGCTGAGATGCGACCGTTTCTTCAAGGTGCTCGATCTGAGATCGCAGCGCTGACATATTTGGGTTCTCGTCAGCATAAATCCCCTGCTTCTCGGCTAGCGTCCGACGCAACTGCTGCAACATCTCTCCTTCCGGCGTAAGCGACTGATTGATGCCGACGACCGCTTCGGTGCCATCGTATATCCTGACGAGGCCAGAACGTCGGTCACGTAGGCTCGCCTCTTCACGCTCTAATTGCGCGAGCCGCTCCTGCTGGCGTGCTTGTTCGTTGCGGCGGTATGCCAGGCTATCGGGCAGAGCATCTTTGTTCGCCTTCTTGAAGGTCAGGAGCTCACCTTCCAATAGATTAAGCTCGCCATCGAGGTTCTTGACACTTCCTTCAAAGAACCGAAGAGTATCGTCGGCACTGTCTACTCGGCGCTTTGTATTTTCGTCGAGAATCTGGGTCGTGATTGCTTGAGCAACGTCCGCTGCAACACCAGGTTCTTCCGCTTCAAAAGATATGGAAAAACCTGCCAATGCGCTGTTTGGCGGAACTTCCAAACGTATCTGAGCAAATATCACCCGCGCAGCCATGTCCTCTACGATGTCTGACTCCAAATGCCCGTTTTTAGACTCATACACATTGAATTTTCTCGCGAGATTGAGCAGGTTTTCATTCGTCATTATCTTTTGTTCGATGATTTGCATCTGCTCGATTCCGGAGACGGAGACCGTGGAACGAGCCAATTGCTCCGGCATCTGAGCTGTCTCGATGATCAACCTGCTAGTGGCGCGGTAAACTGGCGGCAAGGACCATGCGAATACAATGCCAACGATTGAGACGAGCAAGGTAATGCCCATCACGTAGTGAACCCGGCGCCACATCAACGACCAATAGAAACGAAGGTCGGAGCTACTCACGGTTCGTTCCTGTGGGATGTTATATTCATGCTTCCGCCCATCCCGCCATGTGCCACCGATGATGAATGGCGCACGTGAAAGCCGTAAACTCAAAACACGACGGATTGCGACTGGCAGGCTGTGCCGACATTAGTCCAAAATTCAGGTTTTCTTGATACTTGTCCACCCCGGAATGCGGTGTATTCGCGCCTTCCTAGGTCTTCCAGCCATTATCCTTTTATGACAACCCTAATACTTAGGAAGTATATATGACGCGAAGTAAGCTTAATTGTGATCCACCTTTTTAGGTGCTAAGCGTTTCAACTAATTCTCCTACGGCGGGTGGGTTAGTGGTTATGAGTGTATTGTCTCAAGGAGTGATCCCTTCGGGGATATTCACTTTGAATGAAACGCAGGGCGGCGCTGAACCAAGCGTCGCTATTAATTCTAACATAATCGTCATTGAAAAGCGGGAGTTGCTGCGCGATTGCCTGACGCGATGTCTTGTATCTGCGTTGGGGCCTTCGGTCGTGTCTTTTCCAAGTGTAAAGCACTGGACGGAGGTGATGGGAGATACGCCAGGCGGTGTCGTTGTCCTCTCAATTGGCGGTAAGTCAAGAGCTCCGGATTCTATCGAGCGCGAACTCGCCATTCTTCGACGTTTCGCCAACCACTTGCCTATCATCGTGCTGGCGGATGCGGAGGAGCCCAGTCAGATCGTCGATGCACTTCAGCGAGGCGTTCGTGGCTATATTCCCACAAGTGTCTCTTTGGCAATCGCCATTGAGGCGTTACGATTGGTTAGAGCTGGAGGCACCTATGCTCCCGCAGGAAGTCTAATCGGCGACAAAACTAGGCGCATGGGATTAAACAGGTCCGGAGACAACCCGTTCACTGACAGACAAGCCGATGTGCTTGAAGCTCTGCGCAAGGGGAAGGCCAACAAGACAATAGCGTACGAACTCAATCTACATGAAAGCACAGTAAAAATTCACGTACGCAACATCATGAAGAAGCTACGAGCGAAAAATCGAACTGAGGTTGCGTACATAGCAAACGAAATTCAGGAAAGCGAAGAAGCCTAGCTTCACCATACTATTTAGCGGCAGGTCATAACCGCAAAAGTAATTTACTGAATAGTTGCAATCCCAAGAACAGATTGTAGGCGTCTGCCAAAAAAACGAATAAGAGCGCATGCACAATATACATGCGTCCCTCAAATAACTTTAGCACGCGGTCAAATAGCGTCCCAAAATTTAGAATTTTGGTACACAAATAGACACATCCCGGCCCTAAAACCAATGATCCAGCGATGTCGCTTGGATAGTGCCATCCAAAAACAACGCGAGGAACTCCGACCATCACCAGCACCCAAATAAAGCAAAAGCATCCGACCAACCGATTTTCTGAGAAGATTATTGCGGCCAGTGAAAAATACAGGGTGCAAGAGTCGCTGGGAAACGACCCTTGACGGTCAAAAACCCCGGCCCATTGTGGATCGGCAATATGCAAATGCAGCGCCGGGTCCAAAAGCGGGCGTATGTGGGGCGTAAAGTGATGCTGCAACCAAACCGTCACCAAGGTCGCTATAGAGGTTGCAAGCAGCCCGGCCAGCATCCGACCGCGTCGTTTTTTGCAATCGCCGGAAAACCACAGCGCAATTAGAGGAAAGAATATCGGAAATCCCCTGACTAGCGCATTACCACCAATAGCATCCCACAGAAGTCTATTGTATAAGTCATTACTTCCAAGGAAGGAGTTAAGAAACAGGAGCAGTTGAGTATCCGTATTGGCGCTTATCATTTCTGTGCTACTTGGCACTTGTTCATTAATACTCGTGATTTCGAGCTCGCTCGGCGGGAGCTTCCTGAATCAACGGAAACTGACGCGCAACACTGACTGCCATGGGCGCAGGGCCCAACGGACCGT
This genomic stretch from Nordella sp. HKS 07 harbors:
- a CDS encoding CpsD/CapB family tyrosine-protein kinase produces the protein MSKMVERMQVIVGKQDFVSSISNTVDATDATRDCPGAWSDMTWLKIDPKRMQKHRIISFSRSHSASASIDMLRTNIWHAFQCHKWTTIAVCSPAPNCGKSTLCVNLAFSFSRLSECRTVLIDLDLRRPQIGRILGLKELDPIEKFLKGESCIERSFARCEPSSAEGKLAVATANGEINTCAELLQSESAKRAIGRLKQELQPHVVLVDLPPMLSNDDALSFLSNVDCALLIVAAEETQIAQIDVCERELAGKTNFLGVVLNKCRYSPEAYGYY
- a CDS encoding lipopolysaccharide biosynthesis protein; this translates as MSSSDLRFYWSLMWRRVHYVMGITLLVSIVGIVFAWSLPPVYRATSRLIIETAQMPEQLARSTVSVSGIEQMQIIEQKIMTNENLLNLARKFNVYESKNGHLESDIVEDMAARVIFAQIRLEVPPNSALAGFSISFEAEEPGVAADVAQAITTQILDENTKRRVDSADDTLRFFEGSVKNLDGELNLLEGELLTFKKANKDALPDSLAYRRNEQARQQERLAQLEREEASLRDRRSGLVRIYDGTEAVVGINQSLTPEGEMLQQLRRTLAEKQGIYADENPNMSALRSQIEHLEETVASQRAGRKNAVGNKRYSELDIQLAEIDARLTSIKQERSDIAAVLKDLKQTILATPENEIVLTSLERRHKNIQTQYDSAIARLAEATTGKQIEQRFKGERISIIEMATPPDKPVPSKRLKIAAGAVAVGIILGFGFVLLLELLNRTIRRPTDLVNYLEIRPFATIQYIASRSEVIARRLAVGTILFAALMVPLSAFVIYYQFEPIGSFVEGIFSRMAQASHEQNG
- a CDS encoding LuxR C-terminal-related transcriptional regulator, which gives rise to MNETQGGAEPSVAINSNIIVIEKRELLRDCLTRCLVSALGPSVVSFPSVKHWTEVMGDTPGGVVVLSIGGKSRAPDSIERELAILRRFANHLPIIVLADAEEPSQIVDALQRGVRGYIPTSVSLAIAIEALRLVRAGGTYAPAGSLIGDKTRRMGLNRSGDNPFTDRQADVLEALRKGKANKTIAYELNLHESTVKIHVRNIMKKLRAKNRTEVAYIANEIQESEEA
- a CDS encoding phosphatase PAP2 family protein, which codes for MISANTDTQLLLFLNSFLGSNDLYNRLLWDAIGGNALVRGFPIFFPLIALWFSGDCKKRRGRMLAGLLATSIATLVTVWLQHHFTPHIRPLLDPALHLHIADPQWAGVFDRQGSFPSDSCTLYFSLAAIIFSENRLVGCFCFIWVLVMVGVPRVVFGWHYPSDIAGSLVLGPGCVYLCTKILNFGTLFDRVLKLFEGRMYIVHALLFVFLADAYNLFLGLQLFSKLLLRL